The Brevibacillus choshinensis genome includes the window ATCTTTACACTCCGTTGGAAGAAGATGCGGCGATTGAGATCGTGACTTTGGATTCTACAGATGGCTTGGAAGTATACCGTCATAGCACCGCTCACTTGTTGGCACAAGCAGTCAAACGCCTTTACGGCAAAGAAGTGAAATTCGGGATCGGTCCTGTGATCGAAGACGGATTCTACTACGACATGGATATCCCTGTGTCGCTGAGTCCGGAAGACCTCGGCAAGATCGAAGCGGAAATGGAAAAGATCGTGAAAGAAGACTTACCAATTCGCCGCAAAGTAGTAAGCCGCGACGAAGCAACTGAAATTTTCCAAGGCCTGAACGACCATCTGAAGCTGGAGCTGATTCGCGACCTGCCAGAGGATGCGACTATTACGCTGTATGAGCAAGGTGAATTCTTCGACCTGTGCCGCGGACCGCACTTGCCATCGACTGGCTTCATCAAAGCGTTCAAATTGATGAACGTAGCAGGTGCTTACTGGCGCGGTAAATCGGAAAACCAAGTACTGCAACGCGTATACGGTACTGCTTGGCCGAAAAAAGCGGATATGGAAGAATACTTGCACTTCATTGAGGAAGCGAAAAAACGCGACCACCGCAAATTGGGTAAAGAACTGGAACTGTTCATGTTTTCCGAGGAAGCACCAGGCATGCCGTTCTACCTGCCAAACGGCTTTACTGTCCGCAACGAGCTGGAGCAATTCTCCCGTCGTCTGCAACAGCTGGCACAATATACAGAGGTGCGGTCCCCGTTCCTGATGAATGAGCGTCTCTGGAAGCAATCCGGTCACTGGGATCACTACCATGAGAACATGTATTTCTCTGAGGTGGACAACGCGACTTACGCATTGAAGCCGATGAACTGCCCAGGGCATATGCTCATTTACAAAAACACAATGCATTCTTATCGTGACCTGCCGATCCGTTATTCCGAGTTTGGTCAGGTTCATCGCCACGAGTACTCCGGTGCTTTGAACGGAATGCTCCGCGTACGGACTTTCTGTCAGGATGACGCACACGTCTTTGTCCGCCCTGACCAGATCGAGAGCGAGATTAAAAACATGATGAAACTGATCGACACCATCTACAAGGTGTTCGGCTTTGAATACAGTGTTGCGCTCTCCACTCGTCCGGAAGACTCGATGGGCTCCGATGAGCTGTGGGAAATCGCAGAAGGCTCTCTGAAAAATGTGCTCGAGGAATCCGGCTTACCTTACAAGATCGAGGAAGGGGACGGAGCGTTCTACGGTCCAAAGATTGATTTCCACATTACTGACGCTCTGAAACGCCGCCACCAATGCGGTACTATCCAGTTGGACTTCCAGTTCCCTGAGAAATTTGACCTGACATATGTAGGTCAAGACAATGAAAAACACCGCCCGGTCGTATTGCACCGTGCGATGTACGGTTCTATGGAGCGTTTCATCGGTATTCTGATCGAGCACTACGCAGGTGCATTCCCTGTATGGCTGACTCCGATCCAAGCTCGCCTGATGAACATCAGCGAAGTGCACACTCCATACGCAGAGCAAGTGAAGGAAAAACTGCAACAAGCTGGTATCCGCGTAGAGCTGGATGCACGCAACGAGAAAATCGGCTACAAAATCCGTGAAGCTCAAGTGCAAAAAATTCCGTACATGCTCGTTATTGGGGAAAAAGAAATGGAAGACGGCACTTTGTCCGTGCGTAGACGCGGTGTAGGTGACGAAGGCGCGATGAGCGTTGACGAGTTCGTCGAAAAAATTCGTGCAGAAATTAATGAAATGAAGTAATAGCGTCTGACGCTAGCATAGAAAAGGGCAGTTCCCTTCTGAGTAAGGGGCTGCCCTTTTTTCGTTCCTTTGGAGCGTACCCTGCGCCCATTTTTGATCTAATGGCCAACGTATTTCGCATACAAGGTCCGGGCGCTCGTCAGGTCATCCGTCCCTTGCACGAGCACACGCCCATCCTGGAAAAAAACAAGGGTGTGTCCGTCCACATGAAAACGGAGCAAAAAGCGATTATGCTCGATGGCTCCAAGTGGTTCGAATCGCTTTGCAAGCAGGGCTAGGTCGACATTCTCAGGGTGAACCGGGCGAATTTGCACGGTATCGCGACCGCACAGGGCAGCGAAGTCCTCCGTTGTGCCCTCCATGGTCGCCAAGTAGTCAAATTCCCTTCGGACACATACGGGACAGTCCGGATTTCGGCCATTCGCAATGGACAGCTGGTCATGGTCATTTTGCCAAACATCCAGTTGCTCCAGGTACGGATTCAAGTGGTCCAAGTCACCTACCAACAGCTTGATTGCCTCTGTCGCTTGATACGAAGCGATAATGGAGACGAGGGGGCCGATGACGCCTACGGTGTCGCAGGTTTCCCCCCGTCCCACCGGTGCATGTGGAAATAAACAGCGAAGACATGGAGTGACGCCCGGACGAATCACCGCGAACATCCCTCGTGAATGGACGGCTCCTCCGTATACCCACGGAATGTCATACATAATGGCGATGTCGTTGATCAGGTAGCGGACCTGAAAGTTGTCCGAGCCGTCGAGAATGAGGTCTACATCTGCTAGCAGAGACTGGGCGTTTCCAGCGTGCAGGTCTGCGATGATCCCTTCGGCAATGACGCTGGAATTGATGGCTTGAAGCTTGTTTGCAGCCGCGATTGCCTTTGGCAAATGATCCCGCGCATCCGCTTCGTCGTAGAGGATTTGTCTCTGCAAGTTGCTTGCTTCCACGAAATCACGGTCGATCATCCGGACATGGCCGACCCCTGCCCGAACCAGATGATTAGCTAGAACCGTACCCAAAGCACCCATCCCGACGATCGCTACCTTTTTATTCGCCAGCACCTCCTGCCCACTCGGACCAATCGGGCTAAACAGCATTTGTCTGGAATAGCGGATGGAATCCATGGTTTTGCTCCTTTCAAACGATCAGCAAATCATTCGCCCATACACAAAGTCTTGAAGCTCCTCACTAGCTGGTCGATGAAAAAAGGTCTTCGTATCAGCCCATTCAACGATTTTGCCCTTGTGCAAAAAGAGACAGAACTGGGCCAGCCTTCTTGCTTGTGGGAGGTTGTGAGTAATCATGAGAATAGTGGTGTGCTTTTCACGATTAACTGACTGGATGACACGCTCAAAAATCGAGATGTTGTATGGATCGAGACTTGCGGTAGGTTCATCGAGCAGCAGCAAGTCAGGTTCACAGACGAGCGCTCGTGCCAGAGCGATTCGTTGCGCTTCTCCACCAGATAATGTCTGGGCTTGCTGTGCACTCAGGTGGGAGAGTTCTACGAGCTCCAATGCTGCATCGACATTGGATCGTATGTGAGCCTTGTCCATTTTTCGATAGCGAAGTCCCAATGCCACATTGTCAAAAACGGTTGCCTGAAACATGGAAGGCTTTTGCGCCACGAAAGCCATTTGTCGTTGGATCGGAACACTCTTGCGATAGGTGAGTGTGGGAAGTTCCACATCCGTTCCAAAAAGACGCATATGGCCGCGGGAAGGCTTTTCCAGCAGATTCATGACTCGCAGGAGAGTGCTTTTTCCTGCTCCACTAGGACCCACGATCCCGTAGATTCCTCCCCGTTCAAATACAGCTTGTTCGACCTGCAGCACAGCCCTTTCCCCGTAGGCGACCTCGAGATTTTGCAATTCTACTCGTTCCATCTGTTCATCTCCGCCTTGATTTCATTTGATTCATCATACCCACCATCAGAAAGCTGTTGAACAAAAAGCTGATAGCCAAAAGAACGAGACCCAATTGCAGGCCAGCGGCGAAATTCCCTGTTCGCGTCTCCAAAATAATGGCGGTCGTCATCACGCGGGTGTGGTGTTCGATATTGCCGCCGACCAGCATGACTGCGCCCACTTCAGAGATGGCTCTACCAAAAGCAGCCGCCACCCCCGACCAGATTCCCCCACGAGCCTCGCGGATAATGGTAAGCATCATCTGCAGGGGACTTGCTCCCAGACTTTTTGCCGTTTCCCAGTAGGCACGCTCTTTGCTGTGTACCGCTGCCATCGTCAGACCGGCCATAATCGGCGTCACGAGTACGACCTGAGCGATGATCATGGCCTTTGCACTGAACAACAGGTCAAATGAGCCGAGTGGACCGTAGCGGGAGAGGAGCAGGTATACAATAACGCCAACCAGGACAGGAGGCAGTCCCATACAGGTGTAAATCAGGGCGACGATCAATCGCTTCCCGGGAAAGGAGTAGAGACCGAGGAACGCGCCAAAGGGAATACCCGCTAGCATTCCGATCAGAACGGAAGAAGTCGTAACCTTCAAGGAGAGCCAGATGACCTCCCATACATCCTGGGTAAGCATCATGTGTGAAATCACCTAGCGCTTCTTGGCGTTGGGAACGAACAAGCCTTTCCCGTAATCTTTTTGTCCAAATTGTCCGATCAGTTTTTGACCTTCAGCCCCTGTGAAAAATTCGATCAGCTTCATGCCTTCCTCTTGCTTGGTCGAAGATTTGACTTGGATGATCCCATACGGATTCAACAGAGACTTGTCCCCTTGCATCACAACGGCCAGATTCAGCTTGCGGGAGAGGAAGGTTGCTTCATCTGTTAAGGTATATGCTTTTTTCTCATCGGTCATTTGCAGGGTTTCGCCCATTCCTTGTCCCGAAGAGAGGTACCAGCTGTTATCTGGCTTGATTTTGGCTTCTGTCCAGATGCTCTTCTCCTTCTTATCCGTACCGGAATCATCCCCGCGAGAAATAAATGTGACTTTTTTCTCAGCGATTTTGCCAAAGGCTTCCTTAGCTGTTTGGACCTGCTTGACTCCAGCAGGATCATCCGCAGGTCCGACGATATAAAACTGGTTATACATGACGTCGTAAGCATTGATGCCAAATCCTTTTGCGACGAATTCATCCTCTGATTTGCGGGCGTGAACCAGCAGTACGTCTGCATTGCCGTCTTCACCGAGCTTGATGGCTTGTCCAGTACCGACTGCGACTACTTTCACTTTTATCGCGGACTGTTGCTCAAAAATGGGGAGCAAGTAGTCGAGCAAGCCGGAATCCTGCGTGCTAGTTGTAGTGGCGAGTGTAATTTCTTTGGCTTCTTTTTTCTCTGGGGCAGGTGCAGCTGCAGACGGCTGCTGTGGAGTCTGCGAGGAACAGGCAGAGAGCAACAAAAATAGTGACAACATGAGAAACGACGTGACAATACGTAGATGCTTCATCCTTTCCACTCCCATTCGCAAGGTTAAATAGTCAATGCATTCTGTCAATTTCTTTGCCAGTAAGAGAAACGTTATAGCCTCCCTGGGCGACGATAGCTTGTTTAAAAACCGGGTCGCGCAGCACAGAGAGCAGTTCAAGAAATCGCTCTTGCTTGATGAAGCGGGCAGGGATCACAAGGTCGTAGCGCTCCTCCTGAATCGGGAAAAAATCTAGCCCGAGTCCACGAGCCACACTTTCGATTCCTAACGCTGCATCAGCCGATCCTTGCAGGACAGCAGCTGCGGTCGCATAGTGGGTGTTCAGTTCCACATCGTAGCCGGGAATCGTCTCCGGAGATACGCCTTTCTGCTGCATGTTGAAGTCCAGCAGCACACGTGTACCAGAACCGCGCTGCCGATTCACGATCCGATGGCTCCCGCTGAAAAACTCTTCCCAGCTGGTGATCATTCGCGGATTGTCCTTTGGAACGACAAATCCTTGCCAACGGCTTACCAGATTGACTACTGTTACCCCTTCGTTAGGTAATAGGCAGCGGATGTAAGGCAGATTGTATTCGCCAGTTGTACGATCCAGTAGATGTGTGCCCGCCATCTCGACACGTCCTTTATAAAGTTCAATAAGCCCGTCGAGACTACCCGAAAAGGCGGGTAAAAGGGTAATCCCACGTTCAGCCAGCTTGCGGGTAAGCAGATCAATCGTCAAATCATGACTGCCTGCAAATATAATTTCAAATGGTTGGGCTGACTCTCGATGGGATGAAAAAGGTGCAAAAGGAAGATGAACTTCCCGTGATTTGCTTTTCTGCATGAAGCTGTCAAGATCAGACTGCAAGATGCGAAGTGTGCGTCCGATTTTGGAGGCTGGCAATTCTTTGCGTTTGATCATCTCGTAGACGGTATAACGGGTGAGTTTTAGCTCGGCCGCCACTTCATCCGGGGTTAAGTAATCGCTTTCCAAAATGTCACCCCCTTTTTCAGTTTGGTTGAATTGGTTCAAGTTAGTTTTTGTTGGTTTTACATGATTTGGTCTATAAATAACATACTTTACCAATGGGTAGCTAGGCAAGAAAATAATCGAAAAATTAGTAATATTGCTGGTTTTTCGTGGTATGCAGGAAGGATTACCCATATAATAGTCGAAAGAGTACGTATATTTCGTTGGTTTAATAAGAATGAAGAAATGAGGAGGGAACAAGTGATGAATTTGGGGGGATTCAAGAATCGCGAAATGCTGATTGACCTCTCCGCAGGTGCGGTTGACTATCGCCCGATCAATGAAGAGCTGGCGAGGAAATTCATCGGTGGTCGCGGCCTTGGAGTGAAGTACGTGTACGATAACGGCGCTCAGGTGGAGCCGTTTTCCGAAGACAACATCCTCTGTCTAATGACTGGTCCGGTGACAGGCTCGCGTTCGTCCATGAGCGGACGCATGTGCATGGTTACCAAATCACCTTTGACGGGAACGGTTACGGACTCGCACATAGGAGGATGGTCTGCTGCACGGCTCAAGTGGTCTGGCATTGACAATGTGATCTTCAAAGGAGCGAGTGACAAACCTGTCTATCTGTACATCGAAAACGGACAGGGCGAGCTTCGGGACGCCGGTGATTTGTGGGGACAAGGTACGCGAGCCACTGTAAAGGCGATGCAAGAGCGCTATGGGAAGGAAGACCTGAGTGTGATCTGCATCGGACAAGCGGGAGAAAATCTGGTGCGGTACGCAGGATTCATGAATGAGCACGACCGCGCTGCAGGACGTGGTGGCACGGGAGCGGTAGCGGGCTCCAAAAAGCTCAAGGCGATCGTGATCAAAGCAGGACAAAAAGGGAACATGCCGCAACCAGTGCAAG containing:
- a CDS encoding substrate-binding domain-containing protein, encoding MESDYLTPDEVAAELKLTRYTVYEMIKRKELPASKIGRTLRILQSDLDSFMQKSKSREVHLPFAPFSSHRESAQPFEIIFAGSHDLTIDLLTRKLAERGITLLPAFSGSLDGLIELYKGRVEMAGTHLLDRTTGEYNLPYIRCLLPNEGVTVVNLVSRWQGFVVPKDNPRMITSWEEFFSGSHRIVNRQRGSGTRVLLDFNMQQKGVSPETIPGYDVELNTHYATAAAVLQGSADAALGIESVARGLGLDFFPIQEERYDLVIPARFIKQERFLELLSVLRDPVFKQAIVAQGGYNVSLTGKEIDRMH
- a CDS encoding ABC transporter ATP-binding protein; translation: MERVELQNLEVAYGERAVLQVEQAVFERGGIYGIVGPSGAGKSTLLRVMNLLEKPSRGHMRLFGTDVELPTLTYRKSVPIQRQMAFVAQKPSMFQATVFDNVALGLRYRKMDKAHIRSNVDAALELVELSHLSAQQAQTLSGGEAQRIALARALVCEPDLLLLDEPTASLDPYNISIFERVIQSVNREKHTTILMITHNLPQARRLAQFCLFLHKGKIVEWADTKTFFHRPASEELQDFVYGRMIC
- a CDS encoding ThiF family adenylyltransferase, which codes for MDSIRYSRQMLFSPIGPSGQEVLANKKVAIVGMGALGTVLANHLVRAGVGHVRMIDRDFVEASNLQRQILYDEADARDHLPKAIAAANKLQAINSSVIAEGIIADLHAGNAQSLLADVDLILDGSDNFQVRYLINDIAIMYDIPWVYGGAVHSRGMFAVIRPGVTPCLRCLFPHAPVGRGETCDTVGVIGPLVSIIASYQATEAIKLLVGDLDHLNPYLEQLDVWQNDHDQLSIANGRNPDCPVCVRREFDYLATMEGTTEDFAALCGRDTVQIRPVHPENVDLALLAKRFEPLGAIEHNRFLLRFHVDGHTLVFFQDGRVLVQGTDDLTSARTLYAKYVGH
- a CDS encoding substrate-binding domain-containing protein, translated to MKHLRIVTSFLMLSLFLLLSACSSQTPQQPSAAAPAPEKKEAKEITLATTTSTQDSGLLDYLLPIFEQQSAIKVKVVAVGTGQAIKLGEDGNADVLLVHARKSEDEFVAKGFGINAYDVMYNQFYIVGPADDPAGVKQVQTAKEAFGKIAEKKVTFISRGDDSGTDKKEKSIWTEAKIKPDNSWYLSSGQGMGETLQMTDEKKAYTLTDEATFLSRKLNLAVVMQGDKSLLNPYGIIQVKSSTKQEEGMKLIEFFTGAEGQKLIGQFGQKDYGKGLFVPNAKKR
- the thrS gene encoding threonine--tRNA ligase; this encodes MAQINVTFPDGAVRQYEAGTTIEDIAGSISASLKKKAVAGKKDGKVVDLYTPLEEDAAIEIVTLDSTDGLEVYRHSTAHLLAQAVKRLYGKEVKFGIGPVIEDGFYYDMDIPVSLSPEDLGKIEAEMEKIVKEDLPIRRKVVSRDEATEIFQGLNDHLKLELIRDLPEDATITLYEQGEFFDLCRGPHLPSTGFIKAFKLMNVAGAYWRGKSENQVLQRVYGTAWPKKADMEEYLHFIEEAKKRDHRKLGKELELFMFSEEAPGMPFYLPNGFTVRNELEQFSRRLQQLAQYTEVRSPFLMNERLWKQSGHWDHYHENMYFSEVDNATYALKPMNCPGHMLIYKNTMHSYRDLPIRYSEFGQVHRHEYSGALNGMLRVRTFCQDDAHVFVRPDQIESEIKNMMKLIDTIYKVFGFEYSVALSTRPEDSMGSDELWEIAEGSLKNVLEESGLPYKIEEGDGAFYGPKIDFHITDALKRRHQCGTIQLDFQFPEKFDLTYVGQDNEKHRPVVLHRAMYGSMERFIGILIEHYAGAFPVWLTPIQARLMNISEVHTPYAEQVKEKLQQAGIRVELDARNEKIGYKIREAQVQKIPYMLVIGEKEMEDGTLSVRRRGVGDEGAMSVDEFVEKIRAEINEMK
- a CDS encoding ABC transporter permease, coding for MMLTQDVWEVIWLSLKVTTSSVLIGMLAGIPFGAFLGLYSFPGKRLIVALIYTCMGLPPVLVGVIVYLLLSRYGPLGSFDLLFSAKAMIIAQVVLVTPIMAGLTMAAVHSKERAYWETAKSLGASPLQMMLTIIREARGGIWSGVAAAFGRAISEVGAVMLVGGNIEHHTRVMTTAIILETRTGNFAAGLQLGLVLLAISFLFNSFLMVGMMNQMKSRRR